In the Klebsiella electrica genome, one interval contains:
- a CDS encoding efflux RND transporter permease subunit translates to MDISRQFINNPIRVWLTILLLGIGGIFALLNIGRLEDPAFTIKTAVVITHYPGASAQQVEEEVTLPLENALQQLPYLDNVSSISSNGLSQITVNIASNYHSSELPQIWDELRRRVGDAARMFPPGVASPFVNDDFGDVFGFFFAISGESFTNPELVRYAEQLRRELVLVPGVGKVAIGGAIPQQINIDISLAKMTARGITLNQLAAILSRLNVVSNAGEIKSGSESIRLHPTGEFENLDELGDLLISPHGSGSATRLRDIATLSRGLSESPSSIYHANGRQAVTMGVSFIPGVNVIDVGRALESKLDQMSAEKPAGIKIDLFYDQAAEVAHSVNGFITNFLMALAIVVGVLLIFMGVRSGIIIALSLALNVLGTLLIMYLWGIELQRISLGALIIALSMLVDNAIVIVEGVLIARQQGSTLLTAINYVIRRSALPLLGATVIAILAFAPIGLSQDSTGEYCKSLLQVLLISLMLSWFSALTITPVLIKWWLFKGQQPPAETSDTDPYSGRFYRIYQQILHTLLMRKAITLTVMAALLAASIWGFGSVRQNFFPSSNTPIFFVDLWLPYGTDIATTEKMASDIETSINGQPGVVTTIATVGQGSMRFILTYSGQRQYSNYAQIMVRMDDQRSINALTQHVDSYIARNYPQVNASSKRVMFGPSGDSAIEVRIKGPDPDRLRLLASQVGDILSADPATDGVRNDWQNRSKVIRPQYSASLGRELGVDKQDIDNALEMNFSGSRAGLYREGADLLPVVVRPPAAERQDANHLNNVLVWSQNRQQYIPLSNVVSGFNLEWEDPLILRRDRSRVLTVQTDPDPLSNQTSGDILARVKPQIDALALPHGYSIEWGGDAENSREAQQGLFTTLPLGYLVMFVITVLMFSSLKNAIAIWLTVPLALIGVTPGFLITGIPFGFMALIGLLSLSGMLIRNGIVLVEEIEQQKQEKAQQEAIIYAATSRLRPILLTAFTTVLGLAPLLLDVFFQSMAVVIMFGLGFATILTLLVLPVIYACFHNKSLSQ, encoded by the coding sequence ATGGATATCTCTCGTCAGTTTATTAACAACCCGATTCGCGTCTGGCTGACTATTTTACTGCTGGGCATCGGGGGTATTTTCGCCCTGCTGAATATCGGTCGCCTGGAAGACCCGGCGTTTACCATCAAGACCGCCGTGGTCATCACCCACTATCCGGGAGCCTCGGCGCAGCAGGTTGAGGAAGAAGTCACCCTGCCGCTGGAGAACGCGCTGCAACAGCTGCCCTATCTGGACAACGTCAGCTCAATTTCCTCCAATGGTCTGTCGCAAATCACCGTCAATATCGCCTCGAATTATCACTCCAGCGAGCTGCCGCAAATCTGGGATGAGCTGCGCCGTCGGGTAGGAGACGCCGCCCGGATGTTCCCGCCCGGCGTGGCCTCCCCCTTTGTGAACGACGATTTTGGCGATGTCTTTGGCTTCTTCTTTGCTATCTCCGGCGAGAGCTTTACCAACCCTGAGCTGGTCCGCTACGCCGAGCAGCTCAGGCGCGAACTGGTGCTGGTTCCCGGCGTTGGCAAAGTCGCTATCGGCGGTGCGATCCCACAACAAATCAATATCGATATCTCGCTGGCAAAAATGACCGCCCGCGGTATCACGCTCAACCAACTGGCGGCAATCCTCAGTCGCTTGAACGTAGTGTCTAACGCCGGTGAGATTAAATCCGGCAGCGAGTCAATTCGCCTGCATCCAACGGGGGAGTTTGAAAATCTCGACGAGCTGGGCGATTTGTTAATCAGCCCGCACGGCTCAGGTTCAGCGACGCGATTGCGCGATATTGCCACGCTATCGCGCGGACTCAGCGAATCTCCTTCCAGCATTTATCACGCTAATGGCCGCCAGGCGGTCACTATGGGGGTGTCGTTTATTCCCGGCGTCAACGTCATTGACGTTGGTCGCGCGCTGGAAAGCAAACTGGATCAGATGTCGGCGGAAAAACCGGCAGGGATCAAAATTGACCTGTTCTACGACCAGGCTGCAGAAGTGGCTCACTCGGTGAACGGCTTTATCACTAACTTCCTGATGGCACTGGCCATTGTCGTCGGCGTGCTGCTGATCTTTATGGGCGTGCGCAGCGGTATCATTATTGCCCTGTCGTTAGCGCTTAACGTGCTCGGTACGCTGCTGATTATGTATCTGTGGGGCATCGAGCTACAGCGTATCTCGCTGGGGGCGCTGATTATCGCCCTGAGTATGCTGGTCGATAATGCCATCGTCATCGTCGAAGGGGTACTCATTGCCCGCCAGCAGGGGTCGACGCTGCTCACGGCGATTAATTATGTGATTCGCCGCTCGGCGCTGCCGCTGCTGGGGGCGACGGTGATTGCTATTCTCGCCTTTGCGCCGATTGGCCTGTCGCAGGACTCCACCGGAGAATACTGCAAATCACTGCTCCAGGTGCTGCTGATTTCACTCATGCTGAGCTGGTTCTCAGCGTTAACCATCACGCCAGTACTGATTAAATGGTGGCTGTTCAAAGGGCAACAGCCGCCTGCTGAAACCTCGGATACCGACCCCTACAGCGGGCGCTTTTATCGCATTTATCAGCAGATTCTGCACACCCTACTGATGCGCAAAGCGATCACCCTGACCGTCATGGCGGCGCTGCTGGCAGCTTCAATATGGGGATTCGGCTCGGTGCGGCAGAACTTTTTCCCCTCATCGAACACGCCTATCTTCTTTGTTGACCTCTGGCTTCCCTATGGCACTGATATTGCGACAACCGAAAAGATGGCCAGCGATATTGAAACCTCGATTAACGGCCAGCCGGGCGTTGTCACCACCATCGCCACCGTTGGTCAGGGCAGTATGCGTTTTATCCTCACCTACAGCGGGCAACGGCAATACAGCAACTACGCGCAGATCATGGTACGCATGGACGACCAGCGCAGTATTAACGCTCTGACGCAGCATGTTGACAGCTATATTGCGCGCAACTATCCGCAGGTTAATGCCAGCAGCAAACGCGTGATGTTCGGCCCTTCCGGCGATAGCGCCATTGAAGTGCGCATCAAAGGCCCGGATCCCGACCGCCTGCGCCTGCTCGCCAGCCAGGTGGGCGATATTCTCTCCGCAGACCCGGCCACCGACGGCGTGCGCAACGACTGGCAGAACCGCAGCAAGGTTATCCGCCCACAATATTCCGCCAGCTTAGGCCGCGAACTGGGAGTAGATAAACAGGATATCGATAACGCGCTGGAGATGAATTTCTCTGGTAGCCGTGCGGGACTCTATCGCGAAGGGGCTGACCTGCTGCCGGTGGTGGTTCGCCCACCAGCCGCCGAGCGCCAGGATGCTAACCACCTGAATAATGTGCTGGTCTGGAGCCAAAACCGCCAGCAGTATATCCCGCTCAGTAACGTGGTCAGCGGCTTTAATCTCGAGTGGGAAGATCCTTTGATCCTGCGCCGCGACCGCAGCCGCGTACTGACCGTGCAGACCGACCCCGATCCGCTGAGCAATCAAACCTCAGGCGATATTCTGGCGCGCGTGAAGCCGCAAATCGATGCCCTCGCCCTACCGCACGGCTACAGTATTGAGTGGGGCGGCGACGCGGAGAATTCCCGCGAAGCGCAGCAGGGGTTGTTCACCACCCTGCCGCTGGGTTACCTGGTGATGTTTGTTATCACTGTGCTGATGTTCAGCTCGCTGAAAAACGCGATCGCTATCTGGCTGACGGTGCCGCTGGCGCTGATTGGCGTAACGCCAGGCTTTTTGATTACCGGTATTCCTTTTGGCTTTATGGCATTGATAGGCTTGCTTAGCCTGAGCGGGATGTTGATTCGTAACGGCATCGTGCTGGTTGAGGAAATTGAGCAGCAGAAGCAGGAAAAAGCGCAGCAGGAAGCCATTATTTATGCCGCCACCTCGCGTCTGCGCCCTATTCTGCTGACCGCCTTCACCACCGTTCTCGGTCTGGCCCCTTTATTATTGGATGTCTTCTTCCAGAGTATGGCGGTAGTTATTATGTTTGGTCTGGGTTTTGCTACTATTCTGACGCTGCTGGTTCTGCCAGTGATTTACGCCTGTTTCCATAATAAGAGCCTATCCCAGTAG
- a CDS encoding acyltransferase, translating to MTAVTFFTIYNTRDHYDYDYHWILGFLTFISTIATPLFFVVAGYLDSQSRHDAQWQMGKIKSVVIVFLFWMTVYYLWEPYQRGYLIQPWFVFAFIVIYTFHPLIEWLSQRRKLFFGVVFALLLLSYGYDLLSALYPDVHALSLAPQYRLWTWLLFYLTGQLFSDPLVASWLTRERVVKGAMIAIPFIYLFTWFYERHFFFALFKADRNAFILTGSQIYILVVALVIAANGVRFRKNSEFKETILATISKTMTGVYILHYSVFHLLTALIPISSLGTKLMLIVLTFIASVLISMLALSNSLVKKVITI from the coding sequence ATGACGGCGGTGACCTTCTTCACCATTTATAACACCCGGGATCACTATGATTACGACTATCACTGGATCCTCGGTTTTCTGACGTTTATTTCGACCATAGCCACGCCGCTGTTTTTTGTGGTGGCGGGCTATCTGGATTCGCAGTCACGGCACGATGCGCAGTGGCAAATGGGTAAAATCAAAAGCGTAGTTATCGTCTTCCTGTTCTGGATGACAGTGTACTATCTCTGGGAACCCTACCAGCGCGGTTATCTTATCCAGCCGTGGTTTGTTTTTGCCTTTATTGTGATTTACACCTTTCATCCGCTTATCGAGTGGCTCAGCCAGCGACGCAAGCTATTTTTCGGCGTGGTATTTGCGCTGCTGTTGCTCTCATATGGCTACGATCTGCTGTCCGCGCTGTATCCTGATGTTCATGCGCTGAGCCTGGCCCCGCAGTACCGTTTGTGGACCTGGCTGCTGTTTTACCTGACCGGCCAGCTGTTCAGCGATCCGCTGGTCGCCAGTTGGCTGACCCGCGAGAGAGTGGTGAAAGGCGCGATGATCGCCATTCCGTTTATTTATCTCTTCACCTGGTTTTACGAGCGCCATTTCTTCTTCGCCCTGTTTAAGGCTGACAGAAATGCGTTCATTCTTACCGGATCACAAATTTATATTTTGGTGGTGGCGCTGGTGATTGCCGCCAACGGCGTGCGGTTTCGTAAAAACAGCGAGTTTAAAGAGACCATTCTGGCGACTATCAGCAAAACGATGACCGGCGTCTATATTCTTCACTACTCCGTTTTTCATCTGCTGACCGCGCTTATCCCAATTAGCTCGCTGGGAACCAAGTTAATGCTGATTGTCCTGACGTTCATCGCCTCGGTGTTAATTTCAATGCTAGCGCTGTCCAATTCGCTGGTGAAAAAGGTGATTACGATTTGA
- the pagP gene encoding lipid IV(A) palmitoyltransferase PagP, whose translation MRRCLRIVWGTLFIFAFAVQAETKVYGEQRVSGWWNWLKDDVSQTWNQPQNYDLYLPFLSWHNRFMYDKEKTDNYNEMPWGGGFGVSRYNEEGNWSSLYAMMFKDSHNEWQPIIGYGWEKGWYLDSSRDFRLGLGVTAGITAREDFANYVPLPIILPLFSASYRRLSVQFTYIPGTYNNGNVLFAWLRYGF comes from the coding sequence ATGCGACGTTGTCTGCGGATAGTGTGGGGAACTCTGTTTATTTTCGCCTTTGCGGTACAGGCGGAAACAAAGGTTTATGGCGAACAACGCGTCAGCGGCTGGTGGAACTGGCTAAAAGACGATGTCTCGCAAACCTGGAATCAGCCGCAAAACTACGACCTGTATCTGCCATTTCTCAGCTGGCACAACCGCTTTATGTACGATAAAGAGAAAACCGATAACTACAATGAGATGCCGTGGGGCGGGGGATTTGGTGTCTCAAGATATAACGAAGAAGGTAACTGGAGCTCACTCTACGCGATGATGTTTAAGGATTCGCACAACGAGTGGCAGCCGATTATCGGCTACGGCTGGGAGAAGGGCTGGTATCTGGACAGTAGTCGCGATTTTCGCCTGGGGCTTGGGGTGACCGCCGGGATCACCGCCCGAGAAGACTTCGCCAACTACGTACCGCTACCGATTATTTTGCCGCTCTTTTCCGCCAGCTATCGCCGCCTGAGCGTGCAGTTCACCTATATTCCCGGCACCTACAATAACGGCAACGTGCTGTTTGCGTGGCTGCGCTACGGTTTTTAA
- the merR gene encoding Hg(II)-responsive transcriptional regulator yields MQINFENLTIGVFAKAAGVNVETIRFYQRKGLLPEPDKPYGSIRRYGEADVTRVRFVKSAQRLGFSLDEIAELLRLEDGTHCEEASGLAEHKLKDVREKMADLARMEAVLSELVCACHARKGNVSCPLIASLQDGTKLAASARGSHGVTTP; encoded by the coding sequence ATGCAAATTAATTTTGAGAATCTGACCATTGGCGTTTTTGCCAAGGCGGCCGGGGTCAATGTGGAGACCATCCGGTTCTACCAGCGCAAGGGCCTGCTGCCGGAGCCAGACAAGCCCTATGGCAGCATTCGCCGCTATGGCGAGGCGGATGTAACACGAGTGCGGTTCGTGAAATCGGCCCAGCGGCTGGGCTTTAGCCTGGACGAAATCGCCGAGCTACTGCGGCTGGAGGATGGCACCCATTGCGAGGAAGCCAGCGGCCTGGCCGAGCACAAGCTCAAGGATGTGCGCGAGAAGATGGCCGACTTGGCACGCATGGAGGCCGTGCTGTCTGAACTGGTGTGCGCCTGCCATGCGCGGAAAGGGAACGTTTCCTGCCCGCTGATTGCGTCACTGCAAGACGGAACGAAGCTCGCTGCATCGGCGCGGGGGAGTCACGGGGTGACTACGCCTTAG
- the merT gene encoding mercuric ion transporter MerT, which translates to MSEPQKSEPQKSEPQKSEPQNGRGALFAGGLAAILASACCLGPLVLIALGFSGAWIGNLTVLEPYRPIFIGAALVALFFAWRRIYRPAQACKPGEVCAIPQVRATYKLIFWIVAALVLVSLGFPYVMPFFY; encoded by the coding sequence ATGTCTGAACCACAAAAGTCTGAACCACAAAAGTCTGAACCACAAAAGTCTGAACCACAAAACGGGCGCGGCGCGCTCTTCGCCGGTGGGCTGGCCGCCATTCTTGCGTCGGCCTGCTGCCTGGGGCCGCTGGTTTTGATCGCCTTGGGGTTCAGCGGGGCATGGATCGGCAACCTGACGGTGCTGGAACCCTATCGCCCGATCTTCATCGGCGCAGCGCTGGTCGCGCTGTTTTTCGCCTGGCGGCGCATCTACCGCCCGGCGCAAGCCTGCAAACCGGGTGAGGTCTGCGCGATTCCCCAAGTGCGAGCTACTTACAAGCTCATTTTCTGGATCGTGGCCGCGCTGGTCCTGGTCTCGCTCGGATTTCCCTACGTCATGCCATTTTTCTATTAA
- the merP gene encoding mercury resistance system periplasmic binding protein MerP — protein MKKLFAALALAAVVAPVWAATQTVTLSVPGMTCASCPITVKHALSKVEGVSKTDVSFDKRQAVVTFDDAKTNVQKLTKATEDAGYPSSLKR, from the coding sequence ATGAAAAAACTGTTTGCCGCCCTCGCCCTCGCTGCCGTTGTTGCCCCCGTGTGGGCCGCCACCCAGACCGTCACGCTGTCCGTGCCTGGCATGACCTGCGCCTCTTGCCCGATCACTGTCAAGCACGCGCTTTCCAAGGTTGAGGGCGTGAGCAAGACCGACGTAAGTTTCGACAAGCGCCAGGCCGTCGTCACCTTCGACGATGCCAAGACCAACGTCCAGAAGTTGACCAAGGCGACCGAGGACGCGGGCTATCCGTCCAGCCTCAAACGCTGA
- the merC gene encoding organomercurial transporter MerC, giving the protein MGLITRIAGKTGALGSVVSAMGCAACFPAIASFGAAIGLGFLSQYEGLFIGILLPMFAGIALLANAIAWLNHRQWRRTALGTIGPILVLAAVFLMRAYGWQSGGLLYVGLALMVGVSVWDFISPAHRRCGPDSCELPEQRG; this is encoded by the coding sequence ATGGGACTCATCACGCGCATCGCTGGCAAAACCGGCGCGCTCGGCAGCGTCGTTTCCGCGATGGGCTGCGCCGCCTGTTTTCCTGCCATCGCCAGCTTTGGCGCGGCCATCGGACTGGGCTTCTTGAGCCAGTACGAGGGGCTATTCATTGGCATCCTGCTGCCGATGTTCGCCGGCATCGCGTTACTCGCCAATGCTATCGCTTGGCTCAATCATCGACAGTGGCGACGCACGGCGCTCGGCACGATAGGCCCGATCTTGGTGCTGGCAGCGGTGTTTTTAATGCGGGCTTACGGCTGGCAGAGCGGTGGACTGCTCTATGTCGGCCTGGCCTTGATGGTTGGGGTGTCGGTCTGGGATTTCATCTCGCCAGCACATCGCCGCTGCGGGCCGGACAGCTGTGAATTGCCAGAACAACGTGGCTGA
- the merA gene encoding mercury(II) reductase: MTTLKITGMTCDSCAAHVKEALEKVPGVQSALVSYPKGTAQLAIEAGTSSDALTTAVAGLGYEATLADAPPTDNRAGLLDKMRGWIGAADKPSGNERPLQVVVIGSGGAAMAAALKAVEQGAQVTLIERGTIGGTCVNVGCVPSKIMIRAAHIAHLRRESPFDGGMPPTPPTILRERLLAQQQARVEELRHAKYEGILDGNSAITVLHGEARFKDDQSLIVSLNEGGERVVMFDRCLVATGASPAVPPIPGLKESPYWTSTEALASDTIPERLAVIGSSVVALELAQAFARLGSKVTALARNTLFFREDPAIGEAVTAAFRAEGIEVLEHTQASQVAHMDGEFVLTTTHGELRADKLLVATGRTPNTRSLALEAAGVAVNAQGAIVIDKGMRTSSPNIYAAGDCTDQPQFVYVAAAAGTRAAINMTGGDAALDLTAMPAVVFTDPQVATVGYSEAEAHHDGIETDSRLLTLDNVPRALANFDTRGFIKLVIEEGSGRLIGVQAVAPEAGELIQTAVLAIRNRMTVQELADQLFPYLTMVEGLKLAAQTFSKDVKQLSCCAG; encoded by the coding sequence ATGACCACCCTGAAAATCACCGGGATGACCTGCGACTCGTGCGCGGCTCACGTCAAGGAAGCCTTGGAGAAAGTGCCCGGCGTGCAATCGGCGCTGGTGTCCTATCCGAAGGGCACAGCGCAACTCGCCATTGAGGCGGGCACGTCATCGGATGCGCTGACTACCGCCGTGGCCGGACTGGGCTACGAGGCAACGCTTGCCGATGCGCCACCGACGGACAACCGCGCCGGCCTGCTCGACAAGATGCGCGGCTGGATAGGGGCCGCTGATAAGCCCAGTGGCAACGAACGCCCGTTGCAGGTCGTCGTCATTGGTAGCGGTGGAGCCGCGATGGCGGCAGCACTGAAGGCCGTCGAGCAAGGCGCGCAGGTCACGCTGATTGAGCGCGGCACCATCGGCGGCACCTGCGTCAACGTCGGTTGTGTGCCGTCCAAGATCATGATCCGCGCCGCCCACATCGCCCATCTGCGCCGGGAAAGCCCATTCGACGGCGGCATGCCACCCACACCGCCGACGATCTTGCGCGAGCGGCTGCTGGCCCAGCAGCAGGCCCGTGTCGAAGAACTCCGTCATGCCAAGTACGAAGGCATCCTGGACGGCAATTCAGCCATCACCGTTCTGCACGGTGAAGCGCGTTTCAAGGACGACCAGAGCCTTATCGTTAGTTTGAACGAGGGTGGCGAGCGCGTCGTGATGTTCGACCGCTGCCTGGTCGCCACGGGTGCCAGCCCGGCGGTCCCGCCGATTCCGGGCTTGAAAGAGTCACCCTACTGGACTTCCACCGAGGCCCTGGCGAGCGACACCATTCCCGAACGCCTTGCCGTAATCGGCTCGTCGGTGGTGGCGCTGGAGCTGGCGCAAGCCTTTGCCCGGCTGGGCAGCAAGGTCACGGCCCTGGCGCGCAATACCTTGTTCTTCCGTGAAGACCCGGCCATCGGCGAGGCGGTGACAGCCGCTTTCCGTGCCGAGGGCATCGAGGTGCTGGAGCACACGCAAGCCAGCCAGGTCGCCCATATGGACGGTGAATTCGTGCTGACCACCACGCACGGTGAATTGCGCGCCGACAAGCTGCTGGTCGCCACCGGCCGGACACCGAACACGCGCAGCCTGGCATTGGAAGCGGCGGGGGTAGCCGTCAATGCGCAGGGGGCCATCGTCATCGACAAGGGCATGCGCACCAGTAGCCCGAACATCTACGCGGCCGGCGACTGCACCGACCAGCCGCAGTTCGTCTATGTGGCGGCAGCGGCCGGCACTCGTGCGGCGATCAACATGACTGGCGGCGATGCGGCCCTGGACCTGACCGCAATGCCGGCCGTGGTGTTCACCGACCCGCAGGTCGCCACCGTGGGCTACAGCGAGGCGGAAGCACATCACGACGGGATCGAGACCGACAGTCGCCTGCTAACACTGGATAACGTGCCGCGTGCGCTTGCCAACTTCGACACACGCGGCTTCATCAAGCTGGTCATCGAGGAAGGTAGCGGACGGCTCATCGGCGTGCAAGCGGTGGCCCCGGAAGCGGGTGAACTGATCCAGACGGCGGTGCTCGCCATTCGCAACCGTATGACCGTGCAGGAACTGGCCGACCAATTGTTCCCCTACCTGACCATGGTCGAAGGGCTGAAGCTCGCGGCGCAGACCTTCAGCAAGGACGTGAAGCAGCTTTCGTGCTGCGCCGGATGA
- the merD gene encoding mercury resistance co-regulator MerD: MSAYTVSRLALDAGVSVHIVRDYLLRGLLRPVAYTTGGYGLFDDTALQRLRFVRAAFEAGIGLDALARLCRALDAADGDGASAQLAVLRQLVERRREALASLEMQLAAMPTEPAQHAESLP; the protein is encoded by the coding sequence ATGAGCGCCTACACAGTGTCCCGGCTGGCCCTTGATGCCGGGGTGAGCGTGCATATCGTGCGCGACTACCTGCTGCGCGGATTGCTACGGCCGGTCGCGTACACCACGGGCGGCTACGGCTTGTTCGATGACACCGCGTTGCAACGGCTGCGCTTTGTACGGGCTGCCTTCGAAGCGGGTATCGGCCTGGACGCACTGGCGCGGCTGTGCCGGGCGCTGGATGCTGCGGACGGTGACGGTGCATCTGCGCAGCTTGCCGTGTTGCGGCAACTCGTCGAGCGTCGGCGCGAGGCCCTGGCCAGCCTCGAAATGCAACTGGCCGCCATGCCAACCGAACCGGCACAGCACGCGGAGAGTCTGCCATGA
- the merE gene encoding broad-spectrum mercury transporter MerE: MNSPEHLPSETHKPITGYLWGALAVLTCPCHLPILAIVLAGTTAGAFIGEHWGIAALTLTGLFVLSVTRLLRAFKGRS; this comes from the coding sequence ATGAACAGCCCAGAGCACTTGCCGTCTGAGACGCACAAACCGATCACCGGCTACTTGTGGGGCGCGCTGGCCGTGCTCACCTGTCCCTGCCATTTGCCGATTCTCGCCATTGTGCTAGCCGGCACGACGGCCGGCGCGTTCATCGGGGAGCACTGGGGTATTGCAGCCCTCACGCTGACCGGCTTGTTTGTCCTGTCTGTGACGCGGCTGCTGCGGGCCTTCAAGGGAAGATCATGA
- a CDS encoding recombinase family protein, with protein MQGQRIGYVRVSSFDQNPDRQLEQIEVGKVFTDKASGKDTQRPELERLLAFVREGDTVVVHSMDRLARNLDDLRRIVQGLTQRGVRMEFVKEGLTFTGEDSPMANLMLSVMGAFAEFERALIRERQREGIVLAKQRGAYRGRKKSLNSEQIAELKRRVAAGDQKTLVARDFGISRETLYQYLRED; from the coding sequence TTGCAAGGTCAACGTATCGGCTACGTTCGCGTCAGCAGCTTCGACCAGAATCCTGATCGACAACTGGAACAAATAGAAGTCGGCAAGGTATTCACCGATAAGGCTTCAGGCAAGGACACACAACGTCCCGAACTTGAAAGGCTGCTGGCCTTCGTCCGCGAGGGCGACACCGTGGTGGTGCATAGCATGGACAGGTTGGCACGCAACCTTGATGACCTGCGCCGCATCGTCCAAGGGCTGACACAACGGGGCGTGCGCATGGAGTTCGTCAAAGAAGGGCTAACGTTCACCGGCGAGGACTCACCGATGGCCAATCTGATGCTGTCGGTCATGGGAGCCTTTGCTGAGTTCGAGCGCGCTCTGATCCGCGAACGTCAGCGCGAGGGAATCGTGCTGGCTAAGCAGCGCGGGGCCTACCGGGGACGAAAGAAATCGCTGAACAGCGAACAAATTGCCGAGTTGAAACGGCGAGTTGCGGCAGGCGACCAGAAAACCTTGGTGGCCCGTGACTTCGGCATCAGCCGCGAAACCTTGTACCAGTACCTGCGGGAAGACTGA
- a CDS encoding IS6-like element IS26 family transposase, translated as MNPFKGRHFQRDIILWAVRWYCKYGISYRELQEMLAERGVNVDHSTIYRWVQRYAPEMEKRLRWYWRNPSDLCPWHMDETYVKVNGRWAYLYRAVDSRGRTVDFYLSSRRNSKAAYRFLGKILNNVKKWQIPRFINTDKAPAYGRALALLKREGRCPSDVEHRQIKYRNNVIECDHGKLKRIIGATLGFKSMKTAYATIKGIEVMRALRKGQASAFYYGDPLGEMRLVSRVFEM; from the coding sequence ATGAACCCATTCAAAGGCCGGCATTTTCAGCGTGACATCATTCTGTGGGCCGTACGCTGGTACTGCAAATACGGCATCAGTTACCGTGAGCTGCAGGAGATGCTGGCTGAACGCGGAGTGAATGTCGATCACTCCACGATTTACCGCTGGGTTCAGCGTTATGCGCCTGAAATGGAAAAACGGCTGCGCTGGTACTGGCGTAACCCTTCCGATCTTTGCCCGTGGCACATGGATGAAACCTACGTGAAGGTCAATGGCCGCTGGGCGTATCTGTACCGGGCCGTCGACAGCCGGGGCCGCACTGTCGATTTTTATCTCTCCTCCCGTCGTAACAGCAAAGCTGCATACCGGTTTCTGGGTAAAATCCTCAACAACGTGAAGAAGTGGCAGATCCCGCGATTCATCAACACGGATAAAGCGCCCGCCTATGGTCGCGCGCTTGCTCTGCTCAAACGCGAAGGCCGGTGCCCGTCTGACGTTGAACACCGACAGATTAAGTACCGGAACAACGTGATTGAATGCGATCATGGCAAACTGAAACGGATAATCGGCGCCACGCTGGGATTTAAATCCATGAAGACGGCTTACGCCACCATCAAAGGTATTGAGGTGATGCGTGCACTACGCAAAGGCCAGGCCTCAGCATTTTATTATGGTGATCCCCTGGGCGAAATGCGCCTGGTAAGCAGAGTTTTTGAAATGTAA
- a CDS encoding non-heme ferritin-like protein — MIASGIVQKLNAQMNQEFYTSNLYLQLSQRCSENSLNGTALFLRHQAQNTVTQMMRMYEYIKQSGATPVLQEQHARCGEFSTLEDLFEQTVSDYQKRINALTSLTEDAQAANDKSAINFLKRYRKEEIVDGTLLQIILDEVRSAKKAGINMQQTDHYLVGVIDRYH; from the coding sequence ATGATCGCTAGCGGAATAGTTCAAAAACTGAATGCGCAAATGAATCAGGAGTTTTATACCTCAAATTTGTATCTTCAGCTCAGCCAGAGGTGCAGCGAGAATAGCCTTAATGGCACCGCACTATTTTTGCGTCATCAGGCGCAAAATACGGTGACGCAAATGATGCGCATGTACGAATACATCAAACAGAGCGGCGCCACGCCGGTGTTACAGGAGCAACACGCCCGGTGCGGTGAATTTTCCACGCTGGAAGATCTGTTTGAGCAGACGGTAAGCGATTACCAGAAGCGCATTAATGCGCTGACCTCTTTGACGGAAGACGCCCAGGCAGCAAACGATAAGTCAGCGATTAACTTCCTGAAGCGATACAGAAAAGAGGAAATCGTGGACGGGACGCTGTTGCAAATCATTCTGGATGAAGTCCGCAGCGCTAAAAAAGCGGGCATCAACATGCAGCAAACCGACCACTATCTGGTTGGCGTGATCGATCGCTATCACTAA